The following coding sequences lie in one Miscanthus floridulus cultivar M001 chromosome 9, ASM1932011v1, whole genome shotgun sequence genomic window:
- the LOC136480174 gene encoding vegetative cell wall protein gp1-like, whose protein sequence is MGPKPKSARQPKFPIEILSKKIPDRNHISLPTRPLAAGPHASTTAAAHPDAARAGCPEPGRPAHPGHPAPPPPPPRTPPPCARHCAPGRHEPGRPARPTTTRAPRSPCASTTAAVYPATACPPLRAWAPRAPHCPTLDRPACPAAPPARRLTTPSGGRGRALPPFPVSVEQGEVVRPGRPFGGPPLAGLPTPTPAPRPPPSVAAVGGEEAEGEEYVGGDPEDSDRLCQRRGSACTASPRHCIDSPLPR, encoded by the exons Atgg ggcccaaaCCTAAATCGGCCCGCCAGCCCAAATTCCCGATCGAAATCTTGTCAAAAAAAATTCCCGATCGAAACCACATCTCCCTCCCCACGCGCCCGCTCGCGGCCGGCCCCcatgcctccaccaccgccgccgcacaCCCCGACGCCGCGCGCGCCGGCTGCCCCGAGCCCGGCCGCCCCGCGCACCCCGGCCaccctgcgcctccaccaccgccgccgcgcacccCGCCGCCGTGCGCCCGCCACTGCGCGCCCGGCCGCCACGAGCCCGGGCGCCCCGCGCGCCCCACCACCACGCGTGCACCCCGGTCgccctgcgcctccaccaccgccgccgtgtaCCCTGCTACCGCGTGCCCGCCACTGCGCGCCTGGGCACCCCGCGCGCCCCACTGCCCCACGCTCGACCGCCCAGCGTGCCCCGCCGCCCCACCAGCGCGCCGCCTCACCACGCCCAGTGGCGGCCGAGGTCGCGCCCTACCTCCCTTCCCCGTCTCCgtcgagcaaggggaggtcgtccgccccggccggcccttcGGCGGCCCCCCCCTCGCCGGCCTTCCCACCCCGACCCCAGCCCCCAGGCCGCCCCCGTCGGTggctgctgttggaggggaggaggcagagg gagaagagtacgtcggaggggacccggaggactCCGATCGTCTTTGTCAACgtcgcggttctgcctgcactgcgtcgcctcgccactgcatcgattcgccactgccccgctag